From Acidobacteriota bacterium, one genomic window encodes:
- a CDS encoding purine-binding chemotaxis protein CheW has translation MENLTLSVNADIDLSSVLDLNDPDENIGSVSECEKFVVFQIEGEFFALPAVAVKEVAHPLPLTHLPDSPTWLQGLSNLRGDIVAIVNFNLGKSAPRITPKSKIVIFKTPQFDTLVGILADKISEIVAIPGSSIERTEDPNILARATINGNSIGLFDIDRFFASITKT, from the coding sequence ATGGAAAACCTCACTCTCAGCGTTAATGCCGATATTGATCTTTCCTCGGTTCTGGACCTCAACGACCCGGACGAAAACATCGGTTCAGTTTCGGAATGTGAAAAATTCGTCGTCTTTCAAATCGAGGGCGAGTTTTTCGCACTTCCGGCGGTTGCGGTCAAAGAGGTTGCCCATCCGCTTCCGTTGACCCATTTGCCTGATTCGCCGACCTGGCTCCAAGGGCTTTCGAACCTGCGCGGCGACATCGTTGCGATCGTTAATTTCAACCTGGGAAAGTCGGCGCCTCGAATTACTCCGAAGTCAAAGATCGTGATCTTCAAAACCCCGCAGTTCGACACTTTGGTCGGAATCCTGGCAGACAAGATCTCCGAGATCGTCGCGATTCCGGGTTCTTCGATCGAGCGGACCGAAGATCCGAACATTCTCGCGCGAGCCACTATCAACGGAAACTCCATCGGATTGTTCGACATCGACCGGTTTTTTGCTTCAATCACCAAAACCTAG
- a CDS encoding methyl-accepting chemotaxis protein: MYQSNLLWNLVTRLFSFFAVLFLLLGGGLVVASHFGFTQNKLAGVLTTAFAVVMAVFALLALNYSTLKLNRQIRDAAEVAHQISNGELFEELPENHSDLFDALKNISDYLQEKNNVTERIALGDLSAEVSPRSDTDALGNAFRNMIEKLRVSVQTQEERDLLERSIRKLLEEVSDVADGDLTVHAEVSAEMTGAIAQAFNLMTKNLRSLIKQVKDVTFQISTSANAINDTTEQLARGSEAQASQISRTTSAISQMALRIQEVSENATLSAQVAADSLGNARYGTQAVQDNINAMNSIRKQVQETAKRIKKLGERSQEISHIVALINDLSDRTSLLALNASLQAAAAGEAGQGFATVAEEVERLAERSNLLTQQISALTQTIQSETKDVVASMEETIHEVVIGSTLADKAGQTLIEIEQVSTRLAVLINSISESAKQQAASSDDISKAMTNISQVTELVQLGSQRAADSVKLLVELSDELRVSIAPFKLPEDRRPPRRQTPESTAFLN, from the coding sequence ATGTATCAATCGAATCTCTTGTGGAATCTCGTCACGCGGCTCTTCTCATTCTTCGCCGTGTTGTTTCTGCTTTTGGGAGGCGGACTTGTCGTCGCATCGCACTTCGGATTCACGCAGAACAAACTCGCCGGCGTTTTGACAACCGCGTTCGCGGTCGTGATGGCAGTTTTCGCGCTTCTCGCCCTGAATTACTCGACCCTGAAACTGAACCGCCAAATCCGCGACGCGGCCGAGGTCGCCCATCAGATCTCGAATGGCGAACTGTTTGAAGAACTGCCGGAAAACCACAGCGACCTCTTCGACGCGCTCAAGAATATCTCCGATTACCTGCAGGAAAAGAACAACGTCACCGAGCGAATCGCCCTCGGCGATCTTTCGGCCGAAGTGTCGCCGCGTTCGGACACCGACGCTCTCGGAAACGCTTTCCGCAATATGATCGAAAAGCTCCGAGTTTCCGTCCAAACGCAAGAAGAGCGGGACCTGCTCGAACGTTCGATCCGCAAGCTGCTCGAAGAAGTTTCGGATGTGGCCGATGGCGATCTGACGGTCCACGCCGAGGTTTCCGCGGAAATGACAGGTGCCATTGCGCAGGCATTCAACCTGATGACGAAGAATCTGCGCTCGCTGATCAAACAGGTCAAAGACGTGACGTTTCAGATCTCGACGTCGGCGAATGCGATCAACGATACGACGGAACAGCTCGCACGCGGCAGCGAGGCGCAGGCGTCGCAGATCTCGAGGACCACATCTGCGATCTCGCAGATGGCGTTGAGGATCCAGGAAGTTTCGGAGAACGCCACGCTCTCGGCCCAGGTTGCGGCCGATTCGCTCGGCAATGCCCGTTATGGAACGCAGGCGGTGCAGGACAACATCAACGCGATGAACTCGATCCGCAAACAGGTTCAAGAAACCGCGAAACGCATCAAGAAGTTGGGTGAACGCTCGCAGGAGATCTCGCACATCGTCGCGCTTATCAACGACCTTTCGGACCGCACGAGCTTGCTGGCGCTAAACGCCAGCCTGCAAGCGGCCGCTGCCGGTGAGGCCGGCCAAGGATTTGCGACCGTGGCTGAAGAGGTCGAACGGCTTGCCGAACGCTCGAATCTACTGACGCAGCAGATCAGCGCGCTGACACAGACCATCCAGTCTGAAACCAAAGACGTCGTCGCGTCGATGGAAGAAACGATCCACGAGGTCGTCATCGGTTCGACGCTCGCCGACAAGGCCGGTCAAACGCTGATCGAGATCGAGCAGGTCTCGACTCGTCTTGCGGTGCTGATCAATTCGATCTCCGAGTCCGCCAAACAGCAGGCCGCGAGTTCGGATGACATATCAAAGGCGATGACCAACATCTCGCAGGTCACGGAACTCGTCCAACTTGGCTCGCAGCGCGCTGCCGATTCCGTCAAGCTGCTTGTCGAGCTTTCGGACGAACTTCGCGTTTCGATCGCGCCGTTCAAACTTCCCGAGGACCGCCGCCCGCCGCGTCGCCAAACGCCGGAATCCACCGCGTTCTTGAACTAA
- a CDS encoding hybrid sensor histidine kinase/response regulator yields the protein MSTGHLQAFIEEAESYLPMIRNLILVCGQERSNGSELETSLRYSQAIKDAATMTGLIEIGKSSEKLEFEIADVIAGRQPIADVQTRTILDRLAQVEALLAKAQLTNDDFSINLDGFLDESFENLTQHNGRQVTAEVTETVPETVEEVDLEGFEIDEEMLEIFAMEAEDLLRNIQTNLQTLESKPNEREALLEIRRNAHTLKGSAGIVGLKPLSDLAHRVEDLLDFVSEQEIEGDRKIFELLMASTDCLSALAAGESSPELSQRISRLYKDFENALKSLKLEDEWEESIAEVPSVEKPVSVAAKTAEPTVPQTEPTPKSVIRVSLEKLDELVRLVGDLVLTRSVFEQRLGDLERQAGELRHSTERLKKSTGKLETDFEASMLGGNGLGFSQTLNSARQPHQFDSLEFDRYTEFHQTTRELLETTGDATTINSELDNLRGSLELLYDGQSRLIDELQDRLLRLRMVRFDSLAARLNRTVRVTCEQECKSAELVIEGEATEVDTQIIDALVEPLLHLLRNAVAHGIESPDTRRMLGKPEKGKIVLRIHSEGTHIVLTLKDDGRGISASALKEKALQSGAINAEEAAAMSEQEAYSLCFLPGITTAETLRQTAGRGVGMNIIRESVIRRQGTIRIDSELQKGTEITIRMPMALAVTRGLLVKVAGQVFALPMKLVKKLTEIPAEDLSFVLVQNTAAIDGVEYPATHLNSLLRQSRNQTRRESASVLLVDTLETSSALLVDEVLRADEIVIKPLGSPLQDFPHLLGVTILGDGSVVPVLDLIYLLKHQVQAPRPQFLVQFENKVPETVAPADEIPFESPVEPQTLRVMVVDDSPSVRHIMSKLIKNAGWEAIVAKDGLEALDLLQSTESLPNVILTDVEMPRMNGYDLLASLKGNDSLKQIPVIMITSRASEKHEQKAIELGVSSYLTKPFDDSFLVDEIKNLTESVAA from the coding sequence ATGAGTACCGGTCACTTGCAAGCGTTTATCGAAGAGGCGGAAAGCTATCTGCCGATGATCCGAAACCTGATCCTGGTTTGTGGCCAGGAGCGGAGCAACGGCAGCGAACTCGAAACCTCCCTTCGCTATTCGCAGGCCATCAAGGACGCGGCGACGATGACCGGTTTGATCGAGATCGGCAAGTCCAGCGAGAAGCTGGAATTCGAGATCGCGGACGTGATTGCCGGCCGGCAGCCGATCGCCGATGTGCAGACCCGAACGATCCTCGACAGACTCGCCCAAGTCGAGGCGCTGCTCGCGAAAGCGCAACTGACCAATGATGATTTTTCAATCAATCTCGACGGTTTCCTCGATGAATCGTTCGAGAATCTGACACAGCACAACGGCAGGCAGGTGACCGCCGAGGTAACCGAAACAGTTCCGGAAACGGTCGAAGAAGTCGATCTCGAGGGCTTCGAGATCGACGAAGAAATGCTCGAGATCTTCGCGATGGAAGCCGAAGACTTGCTGCGCAACATCCAAACCAATCTCCAGACCCTTGAATCGAAACCGAACGAACGTGAGGCATTGCTTGAGATCCGGCGCAACGCGCATACGCTGAAGGGCTCGGCGGGAATCGTCGGACTAAAACCTTTGTCGGACCTGGCGCACCGTGTCGAGGACCTGCTTGATTTCGTTTCCGAGCAGGAGATAGAGGGCGACCGTAAGATCTTCGAACTGCTTATGGCCTCGACCGATTGTTTGAGCGCGCTCGCCGCGGGTGAGAGTTCTCCGGAACTTTCGCAGCGAATCTCAAGGCTCTACAAAGACTTCGAAAACGCGCTCAAATCGCTGAAGCTTGAAGACGAATGGGAAGAATCGATCGCCGAAGTGCCGTCCGTAGAAAAACCGGTATCGGTTGCCGCCAAAACTGCCGAGCCCACGGTTCCGCAGACGGAACCGACTCCGAAGTCAGTGATTCGCGTATCGCTCGAAAAACTTGACGAGCTGGTCCGACTCGTCGGCGATCTGGTGCTCACACGCTCGGTCTTTGAACAACGTCTCGGCGACCTGGAACGACAGGCCGGTGAGCTGCGCCACAGTACCGAGCGACTCAAGAAGTCGACCGGCAAGCTCGAAACCGATTTCGAAGCCTCGATGCTCGGCGGCAATGGACTTGGATTCTCGCAAACCCTGAACTCCGCGCGCCAGCCGCACCAATTCGACTCGCTTGAGTTCGACCGCTACACGGAGTTTCATCAAACCACCCGCGAACTTCTTGAAACGACCGGCGACGCCACGACGATCAACTCCGAACTCGACAACTTGCGAGGCAGTCTCGAACTCCTCTACGACGGGCAGAGCCGTTTGATCGACGAACTGCAGGACAGACTCCTGCGGCTTCGGATGGTGCGATTCGACTCGCTCGCAGCCCGGCTCAACCGGACGGTGCGCGTGACGTGCGAACAGGAATGCAAGAGTGCTGAACTTGTCATCGAAGGCGAAGCGACCGAGGTCGACACACAGATCATTGACGCGCTTGTCGAACCGCTGCTTCATCTTCTGCGGAACGCCGTCGCCCACGGGATCGAGTCGCCGGACACGCGACGGATGCTCGGCAAACCGGAGAAAGGAAAGATAGTTCTCCGCATTCACAGCGAAGGCACGCATATCGTTCTGACGCTCAAAGACGACGGCCGCGGCATATCGGCGTCGGCGCTCAAGGAAAAGGCGCTTCAGAGCGGCGCGATCAACGCCGAGGAGGCCGCCGCGATGTCCGAACAGGAAGCATATTCGCTCTGTTTTCTGCCTGGCATCACGACCGCCGAGACCCTTCGCCAGACCGCCGGACGCGGGGTCGGGATGAACATCATCAGGGAAAGCGTGATTCGCCGCCAGGGCACGATTCGAATCGATTCGGAACTCCAGAAAGGAACCGAGATCACGATCCGGATGCCAATGGCGCTCGCCGTGACGCGCGGCCTTTTGGTGAAAGTCGCCGGGCAAGTCTTCGCTCTGCCGATGAAACTGGTCAAGAAACTCACGGAGATCCCGGCCGAAGATCTGTCATTCGTTCTTGTTCAGAACACGGCGGCGATCGATGGCGTGGAGTATCCGGCCACACATTTGAACTCGTTGCTTCGGCAATCCCGAAACCAAACGCGCCGGGAAAGCGCCTCGGTGCTTCTGGTCGATACGCTTGAAACCTCGTCGGCGCTGCTCGTCGATGAAGTTCTTCGCGCCGACGAGATCGTCATCAAACCGCTCGGCTCACCATTGCAGGATTTCCCGCACTTGCTCGGCGTGACGATCCTTGGCGACGGCAGCGTCGTGCCCGTGCTCGACCTGATCTACTTGCTGAAACATCAGGTTCAGGCGCCACGGCCGCAGTTTTTGGTGCAGTTCGAGAACAAAGTGCCGGAGACCGTCGCTCCTGCGGATGAGATTCCGTTCGAGTCGCCGGTTGAACCGCAGACGCTCCGCGTGATGGTCGTCGACGACAGTCCGAGCGTCCGGCACATTATGTCGAAGCTGATCAAAAACGCCGGATGGGAAGCGATCGTCGCGAAGGATGGACTCGAGGCTCTCGATCTTCTGCAATCGACAGAATCCCTGCCGAACGTGATCCTGACCGACGTCGAAATGCCGCGAATGAACGGCTACGATCTGCTCGCGTCGTTGAAAGGAAATGATTCGCTGAAACAGATTCCGGTGATTATGATCACTTCACGTGCGAGCGAAAAGCACGAGCAAAAAGCGATCGAACTCGGCGTTTCGTCGTATTTGACTAAGCCCTTCGATGATTCGTTCCTGGTTGACGAGATCAAAAACCTGACCGAATCGGTCGCCGCCTAA
- a CDS encoding SDR family oxidoreductase, producing MEIRVAVVTGATKGIGYAIAERLLESGARVFICARNKPELKRALEQLSASGTVEGEVCDVRSEDQVRMMLEEAKRVFGGVDILINNAGMGVFGKTVEELSGEEFRQTLETNLFGVFYACHYAVPMLRERGGGYIINISSLAGQNAHPRMAAYNASKFGLNGFSEALMQEVRQDDIKVSYVCPGSVNTYFGGDSPSKENGWQLQPEDIADVVMDLLAMNPRALPSKIEIRPSKPPRK from the coding sequence ATGGAAATTAGAGTAGCCGTCGTTACGGGCGCAACAAAGGGAATCGGATATGCCATCGCCGAGCGTTTGCTCGAATCGGGGGCGCGGGTCTTCATCTGCGCGCGCAACAAACCGGAACTGAAACGTGCGCTCGAACAGCTCTCGGCGTCGGGCACGGTCGAGGGCGAAGTATGCGACGTCCGCAGCGAGGATCAGGTCAGGATGATGCTCGAAGAAGCGAAACGCGTTTTCGGCGGCGTCGACATCCTGATCAACAACGCGGGAATGGGAGTTTTCGGCAAGACCGTCGAGGAACTGTCCGGAGAAGAATTTCGCCAAACGCTCGAAACCAATCTGTTCGGCGTATTTTACGCGTGTCATTACGCTGTTCCGATGCTTCGCGAACGCGGCGGCGGTTACATCATCAACATCTCGTCGCTCGCGGGCCAGAACGCGCATCCGCGGATGGCCGCATACAACGCTTCGAAGTTCGGACTCAACGGATTTTCGGAAGCGCTGATGCAGGAAGTGAGACAAGACGATATCAAGGTAAGTTACGTGTGTCCGGGCTCGGTCAACACATATTTCGGCGGCGACTCGCCGTCGAAGGAAAACGGCTGGCAATTGCAGCCCGAGGACATCGCCGACGTCGTGATGGATCTGCTCGCGATGAACCCAAGGGCGCTTCCGAGCAAGATCGAGATCCGGCCGAGCAAGCCGCCCAGGAAATGA
- the gatB gene encoding Asp-tRNA(Asn)/Glu-tRNA(Gln) amidotransferase subunit GatB: MKEGWEAVIGMEIHAQLATETKIFCGCATSFGHEPNSNTCPVCLGLPGALPVLNEKVVEYGAKAALALGLNINQTSVFSRKNYFYPDLPKGYQISQYDKPFSSDGELTIMTSERDESGRAHDWQPMTIRIERMHLEEDAGKNVHEGLPEVDKYSYIDLNRAGTPLGEIVTAPDFRTSWQAYDYVNHVRRVLQWVGASDADMEKGNLRCEANVSVRKVGEEEFRNKVELKNLNSVRFMQKAIEYEIERQIEAHEAGEGVSQETRLWDEKNNRTRVMRTKEDAHDYRYFPEPDLQPLVVSRAFVESVRAELPELPDAMRDRFMAEFGLSFGDASQIIGDRSLAAFYETAARLSGNPRTTANFVISEFVRELNNSGKSADESDVSAENFAALIKTIDTGAINNNQAKEVLVEMFNFGKTPAQVILEKGFEQISDASAIEKIVDEIIQNNENQVNAYRGGNEKLFGFFVGQVMKASGGKANPKIVNEVLKAKL, encoded by the coding sequence ATGAAAGAAGGTTGGGAAGCAGTTATCGGGATGGAGATCCACGCGCAGTTGGCGACGGAGACGAAGATCTTTTGCGGGTGTGCGACCAGTTTCGGTCACGAGCCGAATTCGAACACGTGCCCGGTTTGTCTCGGATTGCCTGGCGCGTTGCCGGTCCTGAACGAAAAGGTGGTCGAATATGGCGCCAAGGCGGCGCTGGCGCTCGGGCTCAATATCAACCAAACCTCGGTTTTCTCGCGCAAGAACTACTTTTATCCGGACCTTCCGAAGGGCTATCAGATCTCGCAATACGACAAACCGTTCTCGTCGGACGGCGAACTCACGATTATGACGTCCGAACGCGACGAATCGGGCCGCGCGCACGACTGGCAGCCGATGACGATCCGGATCGAGCGGATGCATCTCGAAGAAGACGCCGGCAAGAACGTTCACGAGGGTCTGCCCGAAGTCGACAAATACTCGTACATCGATCTCAACCGCGCTGGAACGCCGCTCGGCGAGATCGTCACCGCGCCCGATTTTCGGACCTCGTGGCAGGCGTACGATTACGTCAACCACGTCCGCCGCGTCCTGCAATGGGTCGGAGCTTCGGACGCAGATATGGAAAAAGGAAATCTTCGTTGCGAGGCGAACGTTTCGGTCCGCAAGGTCGGCGAGGAAGAATTCCGCAACAAGGTCGAGCTCAAGAATCTGAACTCGGTGCGCTTTATGCAAAAGGCGATCGAGTATGAGATCGAGCGGCAGATCGAGGCGCACGAAGCCGGCGAGGGCGTGTCGCAGGAAACGCGTCTGTGGGACGAAAAGAACAACCGGACGCGGGTAATGCGTACGAAGGAGGACGCGCACGACTATCGTTATTTTCCGGAACCGGATCTTCAGCCGCTCGTGGTCTCGCGCGCGTTCGTCGAATCGGTTCGCGCGGAATTGCCGGAGTTGCCGGATGCGATGCGGGACCGGTTTATGGCTGAATTCGGACTGTCTTTCGGGGACGCTTCGCAGATCATCGGCGACAGATCGCTCGCCGCGTTTTACGAAACGGCGGCGAGGCTCTCGGGCAACCCGCGCACGACGGCAAACTTTGTCATTTCGGAATTCGTCCGCGAACTGAACAATTCCGGAAAGTCCGCCGATGAATCCGACGTCAGCGCCGAGAATTTCGCGGCGCTCATCAAAACGATCGATACCGGCGCGATCAACAACAATCAGGCGAAGGAAGTGCTGGTCGAGATGTTCAACTTCGGCAAGACGCCGGCGCAGGTGATTCTTGAAAAAGGATTCGAACAGATCTCGGACGCGTCGGCGATCGAAAAAATTGTTGACGAGATCATTCAAAATAACGAGAATCAGGTAAACGCTTATCGTGGCGGCAATGAAAAGCTCTTCGGGTTTTTTGTCGGACAGGTGATGAAGGCCTCCGGAGGCAAGGCGAATCCGAAGATCGTCAACGAAGTACTGAAAGCCAAACTATAG
- a CDS encoding phage Gp37/Gp68 family protein yields MSTSKIEWTESTWNPSIGCDKISAGCKNCYAEVMAKRLQAMGAKHYEDGFKFKVLPERIESPRSIQRPTKFFVNSMSDLFHETMDFTFLDQVFMTIRETPQHTYQILTKREEVLEEYFANRKVPKNVWLGVTVENRAKKNRIDVLRKIGAPIRFLSLEPLLQDLGDLNLDGIHWVIVGGESGHRARPMDPIWAASIQQQCRDQGVAFFFKQWGTWGADGIRRNKKANGRLLMGREWNEAPDLIEI; encoded by the coding sequence ATGAGTACATCGAAAATCGAGTGGACGGAATCGACGTGGAATCCGTCGATCGGTTGTGACAAGATCTCCGCCGGCTGCAAGAACTGTTATGCCGAGGTCATGGCGAAGCGTCTCCAAGCGATGGGCGCCAAGCACTATGAGGACGGATTTAAGTTCAAGGTGTTGCCGGAAAGAATTGAATCGCCGCGGAGTATACAACGTCCGACCAAGTTCTTCGTGAATTCAATGAGCGATCTATTCCACGAGACGATGGATTTCACATTCTTGGATCAAGTTTTCATGACAATTCGGGAGACCCCTCAACATACATACCAGATACTTACCAAGCGAGAAGAGGTTCTTGAAGAGTATTTCGCAAATCGAAAAGTGCCAAAGAATGTCTGGCTGGGCGTGACGGTCGAAAATCGAGCCAAAAAGAACAGAATTGACGTTTTGCGGAAAATTGGCGCCCCGATCAGATTTCTTTCTCTTGAACCCCTACTTCAGGATTTGGGCGATCTGAATCTGGATGGAATACATTGGGTAATCGTGGGTGGTGAAAGCGGTCACCGAGCACGTCCGATGGATCCAATCTGGGCCGCTTCCATCCAGCAACAATGCCGAGACCAAGGAGTTGCATTCTTCTTCAAACAGTGGGGAACCTGGGGAGCGGATGGCATTAGAAGAAACAAGAAGGCGAACGGTCGTTTATTGATGGGTCGCGAATGGAACGAAGCTCCTGATTTGATCGAAATTTAG